In the genome of Candidatus Syntrophosphaera sp., the window ATTTGGGACTCAACAGAGGGATATCCAACTGGGTTCATTACGCCTGATTATTACCTGCCCCAAGGTTCATATACCGGCCATATCGAGAGTGACGATGCATACTTGTATTTCTTTGCGCAGGATAATGTCTCGATCTATTCTTACTCGACCACAGATATTGACGACCCGGTAGCTGTTCCAGCGATAAATAGGATAAGATGCTATCCAAACCCGGCAGTCGATGACCTCGTGATAGAGATCAAGGGGCATGTGGATCCTAATCGACCTATCAAAGTGTTCAATATCAAGGGGCAACTCATTAGATCAATTTCCGTTGGACAAATTACAAGTGAAGGTGTTAGATTTGTCTGGGATGGCAAAGACAATGACGGTGATCGGGCATCATCTGGAATATATTTTATCCGCCTGCAGGCTGAATGGATATCCTTAAGTCATAAAGTGCTATTGATGAAATAGGTACATTGGCAGTCCGGGGATTTGCAGAAACCTTGATACCGATTTGCAGAAACCCTGATACTGGGGTCTCACCAAAAACAGCGATTTGCAGCGAAAGTGATACTATTTGCAGTTTTACTTGATACTTATAAAAAAGATCCCAAAGTTTCCGATTTTCTAGCTGGTCTGGCTCCCCTTATCAATACGGTGTCAATACGGACTCATTACGGACAAAGTCCGTAATGAGTCCGTATTGACACCGTAATGATCAAGAGAGCCATATGGTGAAGATATTAATGGATAATGTTTAAAGACAGATATAATGAGCATTGGTCAATCAGCAGCCGTAAAGTCCAGATCGGCAGTTAAATAGGGGTCTATGCGAGTCAGGCAGGTCAGGATTTCAATTGCAACCCTAAGCGGGGCAATAACTGTTTTACACAGGGGTCAAAGAGTGCTGCTGAAGTCAGCCTTGCCCTTTTTGCCGAAAGGATTTGGGCTGTCCGCTAATGGTTTTTTCAAGATTAGGCGAGCCCAGCACCCACCCGATCTGTTAAAGAGCCTTTATTAAGCAGGGATCCTGGTCCCTTACCTGGAGCAAGATGGGGGTTTGGAAAGATTTTACTTGAACGAAAAGCGCCTTTGAATAAAATGGCATTTCATAGAAAAATTCCTTTCAAAAGGAGCATCATAATGAGAGTTATCGAAGGAAATCTCGTATCCAAGGGATACAGGTTCGCCCTGGTGGTCAGCCGCTTCAATGAACTGATCAGCAGAAAGCTGCTGGAGGGCGCGATCGACTGCCTGGTCCGGCACGACGTGCGCGAAAAGGACATCACGGTGCTTTGGGTGCCGGGGGCTTTCGAGATCCCGCAAATAGCCCAGGCCGCCACCAAGAGCAAGGAAATTGACGCCGTGATCTGCCTGGGTGCGGTCATCAGGGGCGGGACCCCCCATTTCGAATACGTGGCCTCGGAAGTCAGCAAAGGAGTTGCCCAGGTGGCTTTGACCCAGGCCAAACCAGTCATCTTTGGCATCCTGACCACGGACACGATCGAGCAGGCCCTGGAACGGGCTGGCACCAAAGCCGGGAACAAAGGTTTTTCCGCGGCCAGCACGGCTTTGGAGATGCTGAACCTGATGAAGGAACTGCAGAGTGGGACAAAGGCGTAAAAGCCGCGAGCTAGCGGTTCAGACGCTTTATGCTTTGGATTTCGCGGAGGTCGGAGCCGAATTCCGCGAGTATGACCAATTGAACAAATATCCAGAGATCCTCAGCCAGCTCGCGGCCGCTGAAAAGATCGAGAACTCCGCGCCGGTTTTGGATTTCGCGGACGACCTGATCAAAAACGCGATCATCAACCAGGAGGAGATCGAGGCCGAGATCGACCGCCACAGCGAGAACTGGCGGCTGGACAACATTGCCCTGCTTGACCGCAGCATCCTCCACGTCGCCGTGTATGAACTGATGTTTACGGACACACCGCCGGCGGTGGTGATCAATGAGGCCATCGAAGTTTCCAAAAAGTATTGCAGCGAGGGCAGCGGGAAATTCCTCAACGGGATCCTGGATTCGGTGCGCAAGGAGCTTCTGGAAAAGGAAAGGATCGAGAGCGGCAAACCGCAGTGAATTATATGGAACAGAATAAAATTCAGACCTGTTCTCTGGGGGTTTTTGCCTACAACGAAGCTGGAAACATCGTTCCGCTGCTGGAGTCCCTCTGCGGGCAAAAACTACGCCGGGCCCGGATCGCCGAGATCATCGTCGTCTCCAGCGCCAGCACGGATGGGACGGACGAACTGGTGCGGGAGTTCGCCGTCGGCCATCCTGAGGTCCGGTTGATCGCCCAGCCCCGCCGTGAAGGCAAATCCAGCGCCATCAACATCTTTCTGCGGGAAGCGGCGTCCGATCTCCTGGTGGTGATCTCCGGCGATGTGATCCCCGCGCGCGATACAATAGAAAAGCTGGTTTCAGCCTTTGCCGATCCCAGGATCGGGGCCACGGGCGGCAGGCCGGTTCCCGTCAATTCAGATAGCACTTTCATCGGCTATGCCGTCAATCTGCTCTGGCGGCTGCATCATCGCATGGCGCTGATCTCTCCCAAGCTGGGTGAGATGATCGCCTTTCGCAAATTGATGGATGAGATTCCCGAGGAATCTGCGGTCGACGAAGCCAGCATCGAGGCGATCGTTCGCGCTGCCGGATTCAAGCTGCGCTACGTGCCGGACGCCCTGATCAGCAACCGGGGGCCGCAAAACCTCAAGGACTTCATCAAACAGCGCCGGAGGATCCAAAACGGCCATCTCTGGCTGCAAAGACGGCAGGGCTACAAAGTGGTGTCCCAGAACGGCGGGACCCTTCTCTGGATCCTGCTGGCCGAACTGCGCGAATTTCCCAAAACCGCTGCCAAGATACTGGCGGTGATGGTTTTGGAGCTCTGCTGCCGCCTGCTGGGCAGCTATGATTTTCATGTCCGGGGCAAAAACCCCTTTGCCTGGGACATTGCCCATTCCGCCAAGAATCTGAAATCCTAAAGGGATTTGAACAATTATGATAAAACTGCTTTTTAGAATGCTCGGATACTGGCTGATGAAACACATCGGCTTTCCGCGCCTGCTGCCCATCAACTATACCGTAAGTTTGCTCTACACCTGCAATTCACGCTGCAGCACCTGTAACATCTGGAAAAAGAAGGCCCGCAATTTCAGCGTTGACGAGTATGCAAGGACCTTCAAAAGGATCGGCAGGGCTCCATATTGGATCACCTTCAGCGGGGGAGAGCCCTTCATGCGCAACGACATTGTGGAAGTGGTGAGCGCGATCTACTCCATCTCCCGGCCCAAGATCATAAACATTCCCACCAATGGGATCCTGACCAATGTGATCGTGGAAAAAACTGCCGCGATCGCCAGAGCGTGTCCCAAGGCCCAGATCATCATCAACGTCTCCATCGACGGCATTGAGGAACAGCACGACGAGATCCGCAACGTCCCCGGAAACTACAAAAAGGCCATCCTCACCTTCAACAAACTGAAATCTCTCAAGATTCCGAATCTGGCGGTGGGGATCCACACCGTGATCTCGCAACTCAACGTGGAAAGCTTTCCCAGCATTGCCAACGGGCTGATGCATTTGAAACCAGATTCCTACATCACCGAGATCGCCGAGGAACGCGTGGAACTGGACACCATGGGGGCGAACATCACCCCCTCGCTGGTGGCCTATAAATCCGCCATCGACTACCTCATCCACAGCATAAAAAATGAGCAATACAAAGGCATGAACAAGATCACCATGGCTTTCAGGATCGAATATTACAACCTCGTGAAGAGGATCATGCGCGACCAACGCCAGGTCCTGCCTTGCTATTCCGGGGTGGCCTCGGTTCAGATCTCTCCGGATGGAGACGTCTGGAGCTGCTGCATCAAGGCCAAAAGCCTGGGCAACCTGCGACAAAATCGATACAATTTCAGGGAGATCTGGTTCAGCCACAACGCGGAGCTGGAACGCCGCTCCATTCATAAAAGACAGTGTTGGTGCCCCCTTGCCAACGCCGCCTACACAAACATGCTGATGGACCTGCCCACGCTGCTGCGGGTTTTCTGGCGCAGTTCGATCAGATGGTGGACCTAAAATGATATCGATTCTCAGCAGATCATCCCAATACCCTCAAAGCCTCTGCGAATTCCAGGCCAGCAAGGACGGCCGCTACGGTTGGTTTCTCTGCGCCTTGAACGAAGAGCAGAACCTCGCTTTGGAAGAGATCCAGACCCAGATCAAACTGGAGATCATGAATTCCGGCGTTTTGGAGATCAGCAAGATGGAGATCGAAAGCTGGCTCAAGAGCTTCTTTGCCGATTTCCATTGGAAACTCCATGCCAGCCTGCGCAAGACCGATCTGCAGGAAAAGGGGGTCTCGCTCTTTTTCGCCGTCGTTTATGACAGCGACATCTATATTGTCCAGTTTGGCCGGATCTTCTGCGCCTCCACCAATGGAAAAAAACTCGAGGTTGTGGGCCGGAACTGGAAGAACTTCCATGTCCAGAGCCTTGAAGAGCTTGGTTTGTTGGGGCTTTCGGGCGAGGACATCAAGGTCCGGACCCAGCATATCCATCTGGCGGAAAACGAGAGCCTGATCGTGCTGCCGGGCGGCATTGCCGGCAAGGTCTTTGAAAGCGGTACCGAGGTCAAAAGCTTGCTGCCGCTGATCGAATCCTACAGCGGGGTGCAAAACCCGCTCTGGCTCGTCGTCAAGAACATCCCCCAGTTGCAAAAGTTGAAGAAGAACCGGATGAACAAGCTCCAGGTGACCTCTTTTGTCCTGCTGCTGGCCACTTTTCTGGCCATCCTCTACATGGCCTTCGGCGGCAGGTTCTTCGACGTCAAGCTGCATCAGGCCAAGCAGGATGTCTCCCAGAGCCAGATGCGGGCCATGACCACGGAGATTCTTGCCAATGTGGGCAAAGTGCTCAATTCGCCAGCCCGCAGCATTGAACTAAACCTGGCCTGGAGCGCCGATCTGGATTATCCCGTGACCGCCATTCCG includes:
- the ribE gene encoding 6,7-dimethyl-8-ribityllumazine synthase, giving the protein MRVIEGNLVSKGYRFALVVSRFNELISRKLLEGAIDCLVRHDVREKDITVLWVPGAFEIPQIAQAATKSKEIDAVICLGAVIRGGTPHFEYVASEVSKGVAQVALTQAKPVIFGILTTDTIEQALERAGTKAGNKGFSAASTALEMLNLMKELQSGTKA
- the nusB gene encoding transcription antitermination factor NusB codes for the protein MGQRRKSRELAVQTLYALDFAEVGAEFREYDQLNKYPEILSQLAAAEKIENSAPVLDFADDLIKNAIINQEEIEAEIDRHSENWRLDNIALLDRSILHVAVYELMFTDTPPAVVINEAIEVSKKYCSEGSGKFLNGILDSVRKELLEKERIESGKPQ
- a CDS encoding glycosyltransferase yields the protein MEQNKIQTCSLGVFAYNEAGNIVPLLESLCGQKLRRARIAEIIVVSSASTDGTDELVREFAVGHPEVRLIAQPRREGKSSAINIFLREAASDLLVVISGDVIPARDTIEKLVSAFADPRIGATGGRPVPVNSDSTFIGYAVNLLWRLHHRMALISPKLGEMIAFRKLMDEIPEESAVDEASIEAIVRAAGFKLRYVPDALISNRGPQNLKDFIKQRRRIQNGHLWLQRRQGYKVVSQNGGTLLWILLAELREFPKTAAKILAVMVLELCCRLLGSYDFHVRGKNPFAWDIAHSAKNLKS
- a CDS encoding radical SAM protein, yielding MPINYTVSLLYTCNSRCSTCNIWKKKARNFSVDEYARTFKRIGRAPYWITFSGGEPFMRNDIVEVVSAIYSISRPKIINIPTNGILTNVIVEKTAAIARACPKAQIIINVSIDGIEEQHDEIRNVPGNYKKAILTFNKLKSLKIPNLAVGIHTVISQLNVESFPSIANGLMHLKPDSYITEIAEERVELDTMGANITPSLVAYKSAIDYLIHSIKNEQYKGMNKITMAFRIEYYNLVKRIMRDQRQVLPCYSGVASVQISPDGDVWSCCIKAKSLGNLRQNRYNFREIWFSHNAELERRSIHKRQCWCPLANAAYTNMLMDLPTLLRVFWRSSIRWWT
- a CDS encoding PQQ-like beta-propeller repeat protein encodes the protein MISILSRSSQYPQSLCEFQASKDGRYGWFLCALNEEQNLALEEIQTQIKLEIMNSGVLEISKMEIESWLKSFFADFHWKLHASLRKTDLQEKGVSLFFAVVYDSDIYIVQFGRIFCASTNGKKLEVVGRNWKNFHVQSLEELGLLGLSGEDIKVRTQHIHLAENESLIVLPGGIAGKVFESGTEVKSLLPLIESYSGVQNPLWLVVKNIPQLQKLKKNRMNKLQVTSFVLLLATFLAILYMAFGGRFFDVKLHQAKQDVSQSQMRAMTTEILANVGKVLNSPARSIELNLAWSADLDYPVTAIPAFNQQNIYLVSGSTLLGYDKKTRELAWQTSFEAPILALLSTESGIDLCLANKQAVGLDKEGKEIWRQELAINLSGHSYPHMLEITPNQDKRIDRSITVIPMEKGLSVLDSQNGTVMSELQLNENLSYLSPYDDYAMCFYAVVDNSIICIELKIVN